A DNA window from Danio aesculapii chromosome 1, fDanAes4.1, whole genome shotgun sequence contains the following coding sequences:
- the LOC130222537 gene encoding complement C3-like gives MGQLIVQPQGNGEQNMIFMTLPVIATHYLDSTNQWDAIGMKRRDEAIYHIKTGYDQQQAYRKPDGSYAALIGQTEQCMREPAFNCVPCEPGRVQHEYGLLCALN, from the exons ATGGGTCAACTTATTGTCCAGCCTCAGGGCAATGGAGAGCAGAACATGATCTTCATGACTTTACCAGTCATCGCCACTCATTACCTGGACAGCACCAATCAGTGGGATGCTATAGGCATGAAGCGTCGTGATGAAGCCATTTACCATATCAAGACAG GTTATGACCAACAGCAGGCCTATCGTAAACCAGATGGATCCTACGCTGCCTTGATAGGACAGACCGAGCAGTGCATG CGTGAGCCGGCCTTTAATTGTGTTCCATGTGAGCCTGGTAGAGTGCAACACGAATACGGACTGCTCTGTGCCTTGAATTGA